The Cucumis melo cultivar AY chromosome 6, USDA_Cmelo_AY_1.0, whole genome shotgun sequence genome includes a region encoding these proteins:
- the LOC103491807 gene encoding cation/H(+) antiporter 15-like translates to MGSIVMEPTDIATYVNGGIVGNKPTKNLTTICTFANRIHCTSIFTGANPLEFSVPLLFLQLGICSGTIILFSQLLKPLGQPLIISQILGGLVLGSSGLSYVEKFKETIFPLEGFVCLDVVSAIGHIFYYFLIGVQTDMTIIKKIDKKAFGIGSCATIMAMILVLVYSISLTNLTDLTNFKYIFELGKLESFINFPMVASLVYELRLVNSEFGRISLLTSMASTLLSTCFTLLGNILAPHGGSKHQVLSELFAVVVLILVIIFTIRPATLWMVKMNPSGQPLKECFVITLLLVVLVVAFCCQSFGLRIYFASFFLGFIIPSGPPIGSTLVDRLDFITSWMFMPIFFARIGLSFNIYTTNLINVICMSIIVFVSALGKFLGALMISMYYKLPLRDAISVGLILNSQGALELSLFKRMTREKVINEEAFAVGCVWIIFIAAIITPIIRYLHHPSRRYIVQKKRTVMHSRPEFDLCVLVCIHDQEDVPSAINLLDALNPTRRSHLVVYMLHLVELLGRAHPKLIHHRLTKVRSSRFCCEPIVNAFKYFGDSNNETVVINPFTAISPSTTMHDDVCSLALDKKSSLIIVPFHKRFHSNGVMSSSKYKIKMVNHNILNSAPCSVALIVERGFLRVSKSIETNLYRFQVVVVFIGGADDREAMFIGARMAGHDNINLTVIRVLEMSEDYCVLRRNNNNELIKEKRVDDEALVEFRKLTADNYRVRYIEEVVKDGTGTICVLRSIGNNYDVVIVGRRHNPCLALVQGLVLWDEHTELGAIGEVLATSDFLGNAMLLVVQQHTRVANQNQLEHM, encoded by the exons ATGGGTTCGATTGTGATGGAACCAACCGACATTGCTACATACGTGAATGGCGGCATAGTTGGGAATAAGCCCACCAAGAATTTGACCACAATTTGTACATTTGCCAATCGTATCCACTGCACCAGTATTTTCACCGGAGCAAATCCTTTGGAGTTCTCAGTTCCTCTTCTTTTCTTGCAGCTTGGAATTTGTTCTGGAACCATCATCTTGTTTTCTCAGCTTCTTAAGCCCCTGGGTCAACCCCTCATCATCTCTCAAattttg GGCGGTTTGGTTCTAGGTTCTTCTGGTTTAAGCTACGTGGAGAAATTTAAAGAGACGATTTTCCCTCTCGAAGGATTCGTTTGTCTTGACGTGGTTTCTGCAATTGGCCATATTTTTTACTACTTTTTGATCGGCGTGCAAACAGATATGACAATTATCAAGAAAATTGACAAGAAAGCGTTCGGTATTGGGTCTTGTGCTACAATTATGGCTATGATTCTCGTCCTCGTTTATTCCATATCCTTGACTAATCTTACTGACTTAACAAACTTCAAATACATTTTCGAGCTTGGTAAATTAGAGTCATTTATCAACTTTCCCATGGTTGCTTCCCTTGTTTACGAGCTCCGTTTGGTGAATTCCGAGTTTGGGAGAATTTCTTTGTTAACATCCATGGCTTCAACTCTTCTCAGCACATGTTTTACATTACTAGGAAATATATTGGCTCCACATGGTGGATCCAAACATCAAGTTTTATCAGAACTATTTGCTGTTGTGGTGCTTATACTTGTCATCATTTTCACCATTCGACCTGCCACTCTATGGATGGTAAAGATGAATCCCAGCGGACAACCATTGAAGGAGTGTTTTGTGATTACATTGCTTTTAGTGGTGTTGGTGGTTGCCTTCTGCTGTCAGAGCTTTGGTTTGCGAATCTATTTTGCTTCCTTTTTTCTTGGATTTATAATACCTTCGGGGCCCCCCATTGGATCAACATTGGTAGACAGACTTGATTTCATCACCTCTTGGATGTTCATGCCCATATTCTTTGCTAGAATAGGGCTTTCATTCAATATCTACACTACTAATCTCATAAATGTTATATGCATGTCAATCATTGTGTTTGTTAGTGCATTGGGGAAGTTCTTGGGTGCCCTTATGATCTCAATGTACTACAAACTTCCTTTGAGAGATGCCATATCGGTTGGCCTCATCTTGAATAGTCAAGGAGCTCTTGAGCTTAGTCTGTTTAAAAGAATGACAAGGGAAAAG GTGATAAATGAAGAAGCATTCGCAGTTGGGTGCGTATGGATAATATTTATCGCTGCAATTATAACTCCCATAATAAGATATCTCCATCATCCTTCAAGAAGGTATATAGTTCAGAAGAAAAGAACAGTGATGCACTCAAGACCAGAGTTTGATCTTTGTGTATTAGTTTGCATTCATGACCAAGAAGATGTACCTAGTGCCATTAACCTACTGGATGCATTAAATCCCACAAGACGAAGCCACCTTGTTGTATACATGCTTCATCTTGTTGAGCTTCTTGGTCGTGCTCACCCGAAACTTATACATCACAGGCTTACAAAGGTCAGAAGTTCAAGGTTTTGTTGTGAGCCAATTGTTAATGCCTTCAAATATTTTGGAGACAGCAACAATGAAACTGTAGTAATTAATCCCTTCACAGCAATATCACCTTCTACAACAATGCATGATGATGTTTGTTCACTTGCATTAGACAAAAAGAGTTCTTTAATTATTGTTCCTTTCCATAAGAGGTTTCATTCCAATGGCGTGATGTCAtcatcaaaatataaaataaaaatggttaaCCATAATATCCTTAACAGTGCACCATGCTCCGTTGCCCTGATTGTGGAACGTGGATTTTTAAGGGTCTCAAAGTCAATTGAAACCAACTTATATCGTTTTCAAGTAGTTGTAGTGTTCATAGGTGGAGCAGATGATCGTGAGGCAATGTTCATTGGGGCAAGAATGGCTGGACATGATAATATAAACTTGACAGTGATTCGGGTATTGGAGATGAGTGAGGATTATTGTGTACTCCGaaggaataataataatgagttaattaaagaaaaaagggtTGATGATGAGGCATTGGTTGAGTTTCGAAAATTAACAGCAGACAACTACAGAGTGAGATACATAGAAGAGGTGGTGAAGGATGGTACAGGAACAATATGTGTACTACGTTCGATAGGGAATAATTATGATGTTGTAATAGTTGGAAGACGACATAACCCGTGTCTGGCGTTGGTTCAAGGGTTGGTGCTTTGGGATGAGCACACGGAACTTGGGGCAATTGGAGAGGTGTTGGCCACATCAGATTTTCTGGGGAATGCAATGTTGTTGGTTGTGCAACAACACACAAGAGTGGCAAACCAAAATCAATTAGAACATATGtaa